A window of Juglans regia cultivar Chandler chromosome 7, Walnut 2.0, whole genome shotgun sequence contains these coding sequences:
- the LOC108997976 gene encoding disease resistance protein At4g27190-like, whose translation MSGMELVAAPIVSVAVEETGRPLCRCIYSTIKNIVKSPVQQLDLLESHMKSLMVRRNDAAKEMEFAKREGRVIKGQANAWVGEVDELKRKCDQIQKAKSSRCFLSCIPKRYRISTKVAEHLKEIERLLEVGSSLAGSVAFNYSEVKKVEHIPGPSIQDQTTSVSEDVDKIMTLLSEDKNRIIGIWGMGGVGKTNLVRNLNNKLLENNSNLRFSCVIWVTVSKNLDIKGVQMRIASRLRLKLEESSGSDGMATQLHQSLLKEERFLLILDDVWEKIDLDKLGVPRLEDPRGSKIILTSRSLDVCRNMMLTDVDIKVSVLRDEDAWQLFSRYATDVVSLEHITPLAEAICKECKGFLWPSSPWELQ comes from the coding sequence atgTCCGGCATGGAACTAGTCGCGGCTCCGATTGTCAGTGTAGCGGTCGAAGAAACTGGTCGGCCTCTCTGTCGCTGTATCTATTCTACGATCAAGAACATTGTCAAAAGCCCAGTACAACAGCTTGATCTATTGGAAAGCCATATGAAATCCCTTATGGTTCGTAGAAATGATGCAGCAAAAGAAATGGAATTTGCTAAGAGAGAAGGAAGGGTAATAAAAGGTCAAGCCAATGCGTGGGTTGGGGAGGTTGACGAGCTGAAGCGTAAGTGTGATCAGATTCAAAAAGCAAAGAGTTCCCGATGTTTCTTAAGTTGCATTCCTAAGCGGTATAGAATAAGCACGAAGGTGGCAGAACATCTCAAAGAGATAGAAAGGCTTTTAGAAGTGGGCAGTTCCCTTGCTGGTTCCGTGGCTTTTAATTATTCAGAGGTCAAAAAAGTGGAGCATATTCCTGGACCTTCAATTCAAGATCAAACAACATCAGTATCAGAAGATGTAGACAAAATTATGACTCTATTGTCTGAAGATAAAAACAGGATAATTGGTATATGGGGGATGGGAGGAGTCGGCAAAACTAATCTGGTGAGAAATTTGAACAATAAGCTGCTCGAAAATAATTCAAATCTGCGTTTTAGCTGTGTAATATGGGTTACAGTGTCCAAGAATTTGGACATAAAAGGGGTCCAGATGAGAATAGCTTCCAGACTGCGTTTGAAGCTGGAAGAAAGTTCGGGGTCGGATGGAATGGCTACACAACTTCATCAAAGCCTACTAAAGGAGGAACGTTTTCTTCTTATTCTCGATGATGTTTGGGAGAAAATTGATTTGGACAAATTGGGTGTCCCACGGCTTGAAGATCCTAGGGGTAGTAAGATCATATTGACATCTAGATCTTTGGATGTATGTAGGAACATGATGCTGACTGATGTTGACATTAAAGTGAGCGTTTTGAGGGATGAAGACGCTTGGCAACTATTTAGTCGATATGCGACGGATGTGGTTAGTTTAGAACATATCACACCACTTGCTGAGGCAATTTGTAAAGAGTGTAAGGGATTCCTTTGGCCATCATCACCATGGGAGCTGCAATGA
- the LOC108997975 gene encoding probable disease resistance protein At4g27220, translating into MNNDLERLPDDVSVIQCSEASTLLLQNNPRLDLIPERFLEGFEAVRVLNISGTGIKSLPVSLLQLDDLRALLLNNCRDLEELPPLERLSRLQMLNLSFSGIRELPRGLEQLSNLRHLILSWTINLAAVQGGVISKLSSLEVLDMLGNNYIWKVKEGVNEEQACIEELQCLERLQFLCIRLEWVPCHSYRNTIISLTNRLKRFQIAILGPDHSTDIEKLYSPDAQRCVTMNGIDLSGGQIGCWLSIASVELRITNCRGLNEMLHDLVINSVGSFTNLKKLEIRYANSSFRTGGRAAQYDLLPNLEQLILIDMRGIESISELVNHLGLRFQRLKTIFVADCGKMKYLLSLGNSIRTMPNLEVIQVWTCSNLEELFNYRPLHEINMAPDPILTPKLHKLILRDLPNLRNLCRDEKTWPGNKVKVDVVDCYDLLSTEQ; encoded by the exons ATGAACAACGATTTAGAAAGACTACCTGATGATGTGTCTGTGATACAATGTTCAGAGGCATCAACTTTGCTACTACAAAATAATCCTCGCCTTGACTTAATTCCTGAAAGATTTTTGGAAGGATTTGAAGCAGTGAGAGTCTTGAATATCAGTGGGACCGGCATCAAGTCATTGCCCGTTTCTCTACTTCAACTGGATGATCTCCGTGCTCTTCTTTTGAATAATTGCAGGGATCTCGAAGAATTGCCCCCGCTGGAAAGGCTCAGTAGACTTCAAATGCTTAATCTCTCTTTCAGTGGTATCAGAGAATTGCCAAGAGGGTTGGAGCAACTCAGCAACTTAAGGCATCTAATCTTATCGTGGACTATCAATTTGGCAGCGGTTCAAGGTGGAGTCATATCCAAGTTGTCTAGTTTAGAAGTTCTGGACATGTTAGGCAATAACTACATTTGGAAAGTGAAGGAAGGGGTAAATGAGGAACAAGCAtgtattgaagagctccaatgCCTTGAGCGGTTACAATTCTTATGCATCAGATTGGAATGGGTCCCGTGTCACAGTTACCGAAATACAATTATTTCCTTGACAAATAGATTAAAAAGATTCCAAATTGCCATCTTAGGGCCGGACCATTCTACTGATATAG aaaaattatattctccaGATGCCCAAAGATGCGTCACAATGAATGGAATTGATCTCTCGGGAGGACAGATCGGGTGCTGGTTGAGTATTGCAAGTGTTGAACTACGAATAACTAATTGTCGGGGACTGAATGAGATGCTACATGACTTGGTCATTAACAGTGTTGGCAgctttacaaatttaaaaaagctTGAGATTCGTTACGCTAATAGCAGTTTTCGAACTGGAGGACGAGCTGCACAGTATGACCTACTACCCAATTTGGAGCAACTTATTCTGATAGATATGAGAGGCATTGAAAGTATTTCAGAACTCGTCAACCATCTCGGGCTGAGATTTCAGAGACTGAAAACAATATTTGTGGCGGACTGTGGGAAGATGAAATATCTTCTCTCCCTTGGGAACTCCATTCGCACAATGCCAAACCTAGAAGTAATCCAGGTATGGACGTGTTCCAATTTAGAAGAGCTCTTCAATTATCGTCCATTGCATGAGATCAATATGGCTCCAGATCCTATATTAACCCCAAAGCTACATAAATTGATATTGAGGGACCTTCCCAACTTAAGGAATCTTTGTAGGGACGAAAAGACCTGGCCGGGTAATAAAGTGAAGGTTGACGTGGTCGACTGCTATGATCTTTTGAGTACTGAGCAATAA